The Pseudanabaena sp. PCC 6802 genomic interval CTAGAGATTGTCACCGAGATCGATCTGGCGATCGCCCGCGCTCGCTATGCCTACTGGCTGGGAGCCAATCCCCCTGCCTTTGTTGAGGGTACGATCAATGGCAATATTACCCTGCGTCAGTTGCGACATCCCCTATTGGTCTGGCAGCAACAGCACGAGCAAGGTCATGCCGTAGTGCCAGTAGATGTAACGATCGATTCGACTATTCGGGTAGTGGTAATTACTGGTCCCAATACAGGCGGCAAAACGGCGACCTTAAAAACCTTTGGTTTAGCTGCCTTAATGGCTAAAGCTGGCATGTTCGTTCCAGCGCGGGAACCAGTGGAATTGCCCTGGTTTGATGCCGTTCTGGCGGATATTGGCGACGAACAGTCCCTACAACAAAGCCTTTCTACTTTTTCGGGGCACATTCGCCGCATCGCTCGCATCTTAGCTCAAACTTCGCCTCAGAGCTTAGTACTGCTCGATGAAGTGGGGGCAGGTACCGACCCCACCGAAGGGAGCGCGATCGCCAGGGCTTTACTGGAACATCTCGCCGATCGTGCGCGTTTGACCGTTGCGACGACGCATTTTGGTGAATTAAAAACGTTGAAATATCAAGATCCCCGCTTTGAAAATGCCTCGGTAGAGTTCGATGACGTGCAGCTTGCACCTACCTATCGCCTGCAATGGGGCATTCCGGGTAGATCGAACGCGATCGCGATTTCACGTAGACTCGGTCTCCCAGATGAAATCCTGGAGCCCGCCCAAAATCATCTCGGGACTGGTTCGGCGGAGATTAACACGGCGATCGCGGAACTAGAGGCACAACGACGCGAGCAAGTTAGCAAAACCGAAGCCGCCGCCGAACTATTGCAGGCAACGGAGAAATTACATCGCGAAATCGGTGAAAAGTCAGCCGTGCTGCGATCGCAATACCAAGAGTTGCGCGCCATGCAAGAAAACGAGGTGGCAGCAGCGATCAAGCAAGCTAAAAAAGAAATTGCCCGCGTCATTCGCAAATTACAGGCGGGCGACGGTTCGGCTCAGGCTGCCCAGCACGCCGAGCAGCGCTGCGAGGAACTGAGCAAGCGGCATCTACCATCGCAGCAGGTACAAACAAAACCGCAAGCTACGACTTATACACCTCAAGTTGGCGATCGCGTGCGGATCGTCTCGCTCAATCAAAAGGTACAGGTATTATCGTTGCCAAATAGCGCTGGCGAACTCTCGGTGCGCCTGGGGCAAATGAAGATGACCGTGAATCTTAAGGATATCGAACCAATTTCCGTTTAACCAACGGCGGGATCGACTTGTGGAGTGACAGAGTCGAGGCTCGCAACCACAAAGGGCAGATCGCATTTATCTTGGAAAACGCTGAGATCGAACCAAAAAGTCGTACCAACACCGACTTCGCTCTTGAGATGGACGCTACTATGGTGCTTCTCAATAATGTTGCGCACGATGGATAACCCCAATCCCGTACCTTCCAAGGTATGTACGCGATTCTCTACGCGGAAAAAGCGATCGAAAATCCGCCGCTGATCCTCAGAGTCAATGCCAATACCCGTATCTGCCACCTCAACTCGGACGCGGTTAACCGATCTATGGGGGATGGTAGCGTTTTGATCTTGCCATTCATAGGCACGGATGAAAACCTGACCGCCAGGGTTAGTAAACTTGAGTGCATTACCGACTAGATTGGCAAGTACCTGTAACAACAGGTCGTAGTTGCCCCAAACCTTAGCTAGATTTGGCGATATTTCCTTGCGCAATTCAACTCCCTTATCGCGCGCGTTAAGCTGATACGTGCGCACGGTTTGCTCGACGGTTTGATTGAGATCGACAGCATCGAATACATATTGCTTGCCGGACTCTAGGCGCGACAAATCCAGCACATCATTGACCAGGCGAGTCAGGCGATCTGTTTCTCGGTTGGCTGTATCGAGAAACTCGTGCTTTTGCTCGTCGGTTAACTCATCACCATACTCATACAGCGTTTCAATGAAAGACTTGATATTAAACAATGGCGTGCGCAGTTCGTGGCTGACGTTACTGATAAACCGACTTTGAGCTGCATTTAGCTCTACCTCGCGGGTGATATCCTGCACGGTCATGGCAATACCTCTGACGGTATTGCTAGTTCCCATCACAGTGTCAATCCAAAAGCGCAGAGAATGGTTAAACCCACCTTCACCTGGTTCTCCGGCGTGCATGATGCGAAATTCGCCGCCTTCGCGCTCTCCGACAGCAATCTCCAGTAAAGGCCGCGAGATCTCCGTTGCCACGGGGGCAGGTAATATTTGCAAGATATTAGTGCCAATAACTTTGCTGGCATCTAAATCCAGGATAGCGATCGCAGCGGGGTTTGCCAGCATCACCTTCATATCGGCATCCAATAACACGGCTCCATCGGCGATCGTCGATACCAGAGTTTCCAATTTCGCTTTTTCCGCCGTTAACTCCTCAATATTTTGCTCCTCGTAGCTTGCCAGCCGGATCGCCATATTATTAAAGCTTCTGATGAGTTCGCCCAACTCACCGCCAAAGGGCAGGTCGATCCTTTGCTTGAAGTTACCGCTCGCAATACTTTGCACCCCAACTACCAGTTCTTTGATCGGCTTCGTAATCGTGACAGCGTTAGAAGCTGCTCCCAAAATTACCATTGCCCAGATGGAGACAAACACAGCAGTTGCCACGTCCAGCGTCAAGTTAGAAGAAACTACAGCGGTAGGGTTAGGGTTAATCCCGATTGCTAAAGTTCCGAGCGATTTGCCTGAGTCGGTAAGATTAACAAATACATCCGTAACCTCGCCCTCTGGAGTAGCATGCTGGCGCACTTGAGGACGACCGGGGGTAGTATTTGGCTCCTTGGGAATTTGAATGCGACGGCGGATAGTGAGGGAGTTTTTGACCTCGCTAGAGGAAAATGGAATGCCGTAGTAAATTTCACCGTTGTTATCGGCGTAGAGAATATAACGAATGCTGGAACTACTATCGTAAAAATTTTTAGATAGTCGAGCTACCTCTGCCAGGTTATCTTCTGCAACCAGATGCGCCACATTATCGGCAAGTAGTAAACCTAGATCTCGTCCAAACCTGGTATCGCTGAGACGAGCATCGGTTTGAATGTCATTAACTGCCCAAAATGTTACCCCACTCATGAGTAGAGAAACTAACAGAGTCACTAAGGCCATAAGCTTGGTTTGAAGCGTGACCTCTGACCACCAACGCCGAATAGTTGTGTAGATATGTGACAGTAGTTTAAGCAACGCTTTAAATTAAGAAGTTTTTGTAAAAGTGTAAAAGGTAAGTAAAAGTAAATTTTAATAAATACTACTATTCTGCCATGGCTAGTATGATGGATAGCATAAGCAAAAGGGGACTTTTCGATCGCATTTTCTCAACTTTCGTTTAATATGCAAACAAGCTTATTTAGAAAGTTAAAACACGTGAGGATATCAAGATGGATGAGGCTGAAATTACACAAGCTCTGCAAGCCGACCTGAACTTCTTTAAAGTTAAGGTTCAGGCTAAGCATAGGGACGATCAGTTACACATCTTGATTAGTCGCAGTCAAACTAATGATGTGGATTACACCGTTTTGTTTGACGCAGTTCAAAATACCTTGACCCAGCACAAACTACCTGTAGAAGTTTTCACCGTTTACGGCAGAATATTCGGCTCCAAGCATCCAGAATGGCAGCGACAGGGTTCGTTACAACAGATTACAGATGCAGGAGTAGCTGTTACCTCTGCCGTACAAGCTAGCCCACCACTAGCAGACCTGACTCCGGCTCTCACTCCGACAGCAGCAGACTACCTGGCAGAAGTAGATGATTTTACAAGTGATGCTGTAGATTTACCCGACATATATACGCCTGGAGCGACTGCCAAACCTGAGAATGCCAATCTAGATATCGAAGCGATCGCTGCATCAGCCGCTGATGATGTTGAAGATTCTGAGGAGCTATGGAATGTCGAGACCAGCGCATCGGATTTTGAGATACCCGATCTCGATATTGAGGCTGCCACATCGGATTTTGAAATAACTGACGCAGATATTGAGACGGTGACATCAGATCTGCAAGCGGATGACATGTGGGGTGTAAGGACAACTACTACCACGCCAAGCGCAGACGACTCTGATGACATGTGGAATGTAGAGACAACGGAATCGAGCTTTGAGATATCTGATGCAATGGATGCAGAACTGGAGCGTTCTCTAGCTGACGATCTGGAGATGCCTGACCTTAGCAGCGATGACACCTCTGCTTCGATTAGATCCGATATCTCGAATCTAGACGAATCCGACCTGAGTGGTGAAACGCCTTCTATATCTGATGATTTTGGACTGGCTGAATACAGTCCGGATTTGTCTGTGTCTGAGGAATTTGACATGTCCGCAGATAGTCAGGAATCTTCTATGGAGGCCGACACAGCTTCTTCAGCAACGACAGAACCAACAGCGCGTAGCGGGGGCAAAAAAGCTGTGGGAGCGATCGCTCTGGCGGCTTTACTAGCAGTAGCTGGTGGTGGAGGCTGGTTTGTATTTGACAAATCAGCGCAGGAGCAGAAATTAGCTGAAGCCCAGGCCATATCTGCTAAGACATTTGACCCGAACCAGTTGGGGAAAGTAGAGGCATTGCAAGATGCCCACGCCCAACTAAAGAAAGCCGTCACGCTATTAGGAGAGATTCCTAACCGTCCTGGTTCTCCCTACGAGCAAGCACAATCAGAGCTAAAAGCGCTGCAACCCAAGTTACAGGCCGTTGAAGCCAAACTCAATGCGGAGAAACCAGCGATCGACAAGCTAGAGAATGCCAAGAAATTAGCTATGGATGCTAGCATCATCGTTCAAAACCCACCACATAAAGCAGATGTGTGGCAAAATGCCCAGACCAAGTGGCAGGAAGCGCTCAAACTACTGGAAAGCATCCCCCCAAGCAGTTTAGCGGCAGCGGAGGTCACACAAAAACTAGAACTATATCGCAGTAACTATGCTGCGATTACGGCACAGTTGCAAAAGCAAAAACAAATTGATTTTGCTGCTTCGCTCTGGCCGCAGGCTTTAGGCCCCGATCTGCAAGCAGAAATTCAACAACTCAAAGCCCGCAATCTACCGCATCCTCAATTTATTAGCGGCTGTATCGAGATCGTTAGCCCTCGGTTGAACGTGGGAGAGTTGAAGCAACAAGGCTTTCAACCCGATCGATTCTCGAAAGTCTTCTGCGAATACGTGGCATCGACAAAATAAGGAGATTTCCAGAAAACACGGGATTTGCTGAGATTGGGCGATCCCGAGTCTAAAACTTTTCCCTTGCCTTTTGCATTGTCACCTATGACTCTACGCGATCTGGTTGGACATGGGGATGTGGGTCTGCGTCTCCACGCAGGGGTGGAAGCCCTGCAACCCGTCCTAATACGAATTGATGGTGCTGGAAATGAATAATTGGTTATTGCGCCAACGTCAAAAACACCCGTGGGGTATTTATGCACTGTTGTTTGTATTGGGCTTGGCGATCGCCATTGGCATTTACTTCATTTTCTTTCGCGCCGAAGAAAAACTCGATGCCAAGGTGCCATCGCTCCCGCAGCACCCACAGATTCAGGTGTACATGAATCATAACGAATCTGATAGTTATACCGATCGCTACCGCCGTATCCTGCGCTATGGTGACAACCTGGAACGCATACTGCTCGACAACATCAACCAAGCTGATACGAGCATAGATGTAGCAGTACAGGAGTTGCGGTTGCCCAGTATTGTCAAAGCCTTAATCGAGCGCCAAAAAGCAGGAGTAAAAGTCCGTCTCATTCTGGACAATACCTACAATCGCAGTTATAGCGAATATACCTCAGCGGAAATTGCCAAACTCAATAGTAGAGCGAAACAAAAATATCGGGATTTCTTTGCGTTTGTCGATGTCAATCGAGATGGCAAATTAAGTCCCACTGAGATAAGCGATCGCGATGCTATTGTCATCCTGAAAAATTCCAATCTACCCTATATCGATGACACGGCAGACAATTCTCGCGGAACGGGGTTAATGCATCATAAATTCATGGTAATTGATGAGAAAGTCATACTGGCTGGCTCCGCCAACTATACCATGAGCGATATCCACGGTGATTTTAGCAATCCTAACTCCACTGGCAATGCCAATAACCTGGTCAGAATTGAGAACGAAGAGGTAGCCAAATTATTTACGCAGGAATTCGATCTTATGTGGGGCGATGGGCCAGGTGGACAGGCCAATAGCTTATTTGGTAGCAAGAAACCCTATCGCAAAGTCAAATACGTTCTGGTTGGAGATGCTCAGGTGCGGGTCAAATTCTCTCCCGATTCTAGAAATCTCTCCTTTGAGCAAACTAGCAGTGGCTTGATCGGTACCGTACTGGCTAGTGGCGAGCAATCTGCCGATCTAGCATTGTTTGTATTTTCGGAACCTGTCTTGGGCAATATCCTCGAAACTCGACAGAAAAAAAATGTTAATGTCCGGGTTCTGGTTGACTCGAATTTTGCCTACAGAAACTATGCCACCACTCTGGATATGTGGGGCTTTGTCTCCACGCAAGACTGTAAGTTTGGGAATGGTCGTCCTTGGGCAGCCCCAATTAAGACGGCTGGTATCCCTAGCCTATCAGCAGGAGATTTGCTCCATCACAAGTTTGCCACGATCGATCGACATCTTGTCGTCACTGGCTCGCATAACTGGTCGATTAATGCTAACTACAATAACGATGAAGCGATCGTTGCAATTAATAACCCAGTGGTAGCAGCACACTTTCAACGCGAATTCGATCGCCTGTATGCAAATGCTATTCTTGGCCCCACTGTCAAACTAAAGAAAAGCGCGCCGACTATCTGTCCGAGTAAACTTAAGGGGATATTCAAACCAGAGAACCAAACCCTAGTGCCAGCCAAAACGCAGGCGATCGAGTCAGAAGAAACGTTACCTAACGAGTAGATAGGGCATCGGCTCTGAGGTCGTCGATCAGTCGAGCGAGTTGGTCGCTATCTGCCTGGTAGACCTGCGCGCAAAAGTGACAGGTCGCTTCAGCACCGTCATCCTTGACAATCATGTCCTTTAACTCTGCCTCGCCCAGCATCTTCAAGGCTCCCAAAACGCGATCGAACGAGCACTTGCATTGAAATCTGACTAACTGTGTTTCTGGGAATATCTCTAAACCCAGATCGCCAAGCAGGTCTTGCATAACCCCAGACAGAGATTTACCCTGGCGCAGTAACGGGGTAAAACCAGTCAAAGCACTGATGCGAGACTCTAGAAGTTCGATCAAACGCACGTCATGGGCTGCTTGGGGTAAAACTTGCAGAAGTAGCCCACCAGCCGCCGCTACGCCAGTTTTATCGACAAATACCCCTAGTAACAGGGCAGAAGGTGTTTGCTCGGAAGATACAAGGTAATGGGTCAGATCTTCACCGATTTCGCCGGACACCAGTTCAACCGTACTGGAGTAGGGATAGTCATAGCCAGTATCCTTCACTACATAGACAAAACCATTGCGCCCTACCGCTTTACCCACATCGAGTTTACCTTTGTCGTTGGGGGGCAGTTCTACTTGAGGATTGGTGACATAACCTCTAACCGTGCCATCCAGGCCAGCATCTGCAAACACAACACCCAAAGGCCCGTCACCATTAATGCGGATATTAATACGCGCTTCTGCCTTTTTCATGCTGGAGGATAGCAACAAGCCCGCGCTCATTGTCCGACCGAGAGCGGCGGTTGCCACGGCTGACATTTTGTGACGGCGGCGTGCTTCTTCTGTAAGTTGAGTTGAAATTAAGCCTACGGCGCGAATACCGCCGTCAGCCGCAGTGGCACGAAGTAACTGGTCAGCCATTGATTCACACTTCTATTTTGTAACTATCTACCAACACTTAATATTACGCAAAATTACTGGGTCGTAGAATCCGTCTTCAGACTATTTTTGGCGCGATCTGGTTTATATAGCCATAGACAGATCTGTTAGGACAGAGGGTGTGGGGGCTGCGCCCCCACGCAGGGGAGGCAGGGCGGTCTTGGGGGTTCCCCGCTAGAGCCACTGCCGTGTGAAACCCCTGCACCCCGTCCTAAGCCTGTTGACTATAGCTGGGGGTGAGGGGGGTGTTATCCTTTGTCGCGATCGCTTAATCTAAATTCACAATTGGTAGGTAAATAGGATCGATCTGACAATCTTCGCTAAAATGAACGGATTGAGTATATTTGCTACTGAAACATGCTGCAAAGCGCTGAGCGAGCCATTCCCGACCCACAAGATTCTGCTGCTAAGCGCAAGCTATGGCTGGCAGCTATCAAGCCACCTATGTACAGCGTTGCCATTATTCCGATTACGACTGGTACGGCGATCGCCTTCCATGAAACTGGCATTATGCACTGGGGCGTATTTGCGAATTTCTTAATCTCCGCAATTTTGATTCTGGTCTGGGAAAATCTGAGCAACGACGTGTTCGACTCTGAAACAGGCATAGATCGCAATAAGGCTCATTCCATTGTGAATCTGACTGGTAAGAAAAGCGCGATCTTTTGGCTGGCTAATATCTGCCTCATGCTGGGCATTCTTGGCGTACTAGCAATTTCCTGGTGGCAAAGGAATTTTGTGGTGGTGGGGCTAATTGCGCTCTGTTGCTTCTTGGGATATACCTACCAGGGACCTCCATTTCGATTTGGCTATCGCGGTTGGGGTGAGATTATCTGCTTCTTTGCCTTTGGGCCGTTAGCAGTATCAGCCGCCTATTACAGTCAGGCACAAACCTACTCCTGGGTAGCATTGCTCGCGTCGGGGATTGTTGGGATTGTCACCAGTCTAATTCTATTTTGCTCTCACTTCCACCAGGCAGAAGATGATATCGCGGCTGGCAAGCGATCGCCAATTGTCAAACTCGGTACATCTCGATCGGCTCGACTATTACCCTGGCTCTGTGGCAGCATTTACGCTTTGACGCTTTTGGGAATCGGTTTGGGCGCATTCCCAATCTGGACGGCACTGGTATTTACCAGCCTCCCGGCGGCGATCGGACTCTGCACCTGGGTAGGACGGAATCACGATCGCCCCGAATTGGTAAATAACTGCAAGTTCATCGCGGTTGGCTTGCACTTCTGGAGCGGAGTGTGCCTAGGTCTCGGTTTTATTCTTTAGCAGCAATTTATAGCGGTTTTCACTTGAGAACGGGTTTTATTTTTGGGGTGAAGGGGTGGAACACGGCAGTGGCTCTAGCGGGGAACCCCCAAGACCGCCCTGCTTCCCCTTCTTGGGGGCAACGCCCCCAAACCCCCTTCTCGTTTTCATCTGAAAACCGCTATAGCTAACGGATCTCTATGGCAATATGACTGAGCTTTTCAAAAATGTTGCGGCTGTAATCAATGGGCCACCAGTCATATAGAAATATCTCCAGCGGTCGCCACATAGCCACCCAGCCGATAATTAGCAGTCCTTCTTTGAAAATGTCAATTAACGTCTGATTATTCAGCCAGCCAATTAATCCACTGACACTAATGCAGAAAAATAAGAATACCAAGCCCACGATCAAAGCAACGCGCCCTTCACGCAGGATGGCGCGCAGTTCCTTATCTTTAGTCTGCCTGCGATAGTCGAAATAGTGATGGATGGCTTCTGGGACGATCTGTTTTGCTTCTTTCTTCAACTCATCGGGCAAGTAAAACACTAACTTCAGGGTGGTTTTGAGTGGGAACTCGCACACTGACTGGACGATATAATTTTCCACTTTGTCATCAAGATCTTTTTCTAAGAACGGCGATGGATCGAATGAATTAAATAGTTGGTGCAGATTGTTGAATTTCAGCTCGATTAGATAGATATTGCCTTCGCGATTGTAATAGGACTCTACTTTTTTCATCGGAACAGGGCAAGTTACTTTCAAAAAAGTATACTAGGTCGCCTCATCCTTTTTCTCGCCCCCTGTAATCAGTCTTGCTCCTCGCTGTTTAGTAAAGTAGTTCCAAGCCCATTGAGTCAATACCAATAACTTATTATCAAATTCAATTAGGTAATAAATGTGTAAGAAAGTCCAGATTAGCCATGCGGGTATGCCCGTAAACTTTAAGAAGCGCATGTCTACTACTGCCGCATGCTTGCCAATTACAGCTAAGTTACCCCAATCTGCATAACGAAAGGCTGGTAATTTTTTTTCTACCAGTCGGGCTTCGATCAGGTCTGCCACGTATTTTCCCTGCTGCATTGCGACTGGAGCTATACCAGGCAAGGGTTTATTGCCTTGATGGGCATAGTTTGCCAGATCGCCAATTACAAAAATATTAGGATAGTTGGCAATGCTTAGATCTGGTTCGACAATTACTCGGCCAGCTCGATCTAGCTGTACGCCAGTACAGTCGGCTAAAACTTTTCCCATCGACGATGCTTGCACTCCCGCTGCCCAGAGGATGTTTTCAGCCGTGATGTAGTCTGTGCGATCGCCACTGCGAACAGCCACCACCTTATCGCTAATTTCTGTGACTAGAGCTTGGGTCTTAACCTGCACGCCAAGACTCTTTAGCGCCCGCGCTGCCTCTAAGGATAGGTCGGCAGGATAGGTTGGTAATATGCGATCGGTACCTTCAATCAATACTATTTCCGTTTCCGTGGTATCGATACTGCTAAAGTCGCTTTTCAGCGTACCATGAGCGAGTTCGGCCAATGCCCCTGCCAGTTCTACACCAGTGGGACCGCCCCCAACGATCGCAAACGTCAGAAGGGCGCGCCGCTTTTGGGGATCGCATTCCTTTTCAGCCTTTTCAAACGCCAGTAAAATACGACGGCGCATTTCTACGGCATCTTCTAGGGTCTTAAGTCCGGGAGCATCCTCTGCCCAGCAATCGTTACCAAAATAATGATGGCTCACGCCAGTGGCAACGACTAGCGTGTCGTAGTCAATAGTTTCCCCGTTGCGGGTAATTAGTGTTTGTTTTTGAGTATCTATACCGGTAACCTCACCCATGAGCACCCTTGTGTTTTTGTGCTTTGCCAGGATGGCTCGCAAAGGAGAGGCAATGTCCGCCGGGGATAAGCCGCCTGTTGCCACCTGGTAGAGTAGCGGTTGAAAGAGATGAAAATTACGCTTGTCTAGTAAAGTAACCTGCACGGGGGATTTACCTAGCTCCTTAGCCGCATACAACCCACCAAACCCACCGCCCACAACTACGACATGATGAGCGTTAGGATCGGCTTTGGCAGAACTGTAGCGATCGGAGCTATTAGCTATTATTGTTTGCATCACAATTACCTCATGGGATCGGCAGAGGGGAATTTATGCAGATCGGAGTCTGACTTCTTCATTATGCTGAAATGCTACTGAAATGGTATGTAGCGTCAGCCACTATTCAACGCCATAAGGTTCTCACTGCCACGGATAGTATAGCTATAGCCAATAGGCTTAGGACGGGGTGCAGGGGTTCCACACGGCAGTGGCTCTAGCGGGGAACCCCCAAGACCGCCCTGCCTCCCCTGCGTGGGGGCGCAGCCCCCACACCCCCTGTCCTAACAGATCTGTCTACGGCTATATAGCAATTTTTAGATGAAAACGAGAAGGGGATTTGGGGGTGTTGCCGCCCAAGGCAGATTTACTAGCGATCGCAAGATCTTCCTTGAGGAGTAGCATCGGGATAAAACGTCACGATCGCATCTCTATCTTTGACAAAGACTGCCTGATAGTTTTTGCCTGAGTCGGCATCCCGTACAGATAGAATACATGCACCCTGGGCGTTCCCCCGCTCTTTATAGGCTTTGGTGGCAGCAAGCATTAGCTCCTCAGCATTGTTAACATAGGAGTAACCCTTGAGTTCGTCAGTCCAGGTTTGCCCATCCTTCTTAATTACTACACCCAAGGTATAAAGCACGCCAGGGATGACTTCCTCGCGATCGCGGTTATTCGCTAGACGACCGCCTTGCCCATTTTGCTGCAATTGCAGATATCGCCCCAAGAAATGTAAACCGCCAATTTTGGTTGCTCCTTCTAGCTCGCCACAAAAGATATGCTCGAAACCCTCTCGCTTTGTCCAAATTGAGGTGAGATCGTCCAAAAATTCTGCTGGCGAATTGCGCCCCGCGACTAATGAGCCTCCGACCGCAGCACGAATAGCACTGACCACGGATGGGTACTCGGATAGCAATCGCCTCACATCGCTACTCTTGAGCTTCGTTCCAATTGGGCCGCAGGTACGCAACACTGCGCGATCGAAATCATTGAGCGCCGGCGGTGGAGGTGTGATATCTACAACTCGCCTTTGGGGGCGGTTCACCTCTACCAGTACTTCGCTGGTAGAGGTATCGAAAAATGGCAGGAGAGCGTTATTGGGCTGGCTGCTAGCGATCGAAGAGGTACTTGAGGCACTACTTGCCGCACTACTCGACGAGCTGTTACTGACAGTACTAAATGTGCCACATGTAGCACTAACCCAGCGTCGTTGCGGCGTAACACCGGGAATTTCGAGCCAGATATATTCTCGCTTTGTGCTATTAAACCCGATCGCGTTATATTTCTGGTTCTTTGATACCCGAACATTGCCTGGGTTTGCACCATTTATCGCTCTAGGGGCAGCACAAGCACGGCTTGCAGTGAATGTGCCGGATTGCAGAACCTGAGCTTGAAGGATGTTGGCGGGTATGAATATTGCGATCGTTAGTATTGCAGTTAATACACCTAAAGCGATCGCTCTGGCGATCGCGATTGAAATTCCCATCCAAATTTCCATAAGTACCCATCCAAAGTTATTTACATCGATAGCGCTACTCGAAATCCAATCTGATTTAACCAAACGTCCGGCGTATACTTACCACGCGCAGCAGCACGACAACGACCCGGAATCGCAAACCACGATCCCCCTCGCACGACGCGATATTCATCGTCGCCATCCTCTTCCCAAATGCTTCCATTGTTGGGTGCGCCCTTGTAGTTGTCATGCCAAGGATCGGCACACCACTCCCATACTTGACCGTGCATGTCAGCTAGGCCAAAGGGGTTACAGACAGAGAAACTATTTACGGCAAGGGTTTGGGTGCGATATTCTCCTAGAGGGCCAAAGCCATAGCCAGAGGAACCATCATAGTTAGCTAAGTCGGTCGAAATCGTATGCCCATAACAAAAGGGTGTCTTTGTGCCGCCTCGACAGGCATATTCCCATTCGGCTTCGCTAGGTAAGCGATAATCCCTACCAGTGGCTCGTGACAGGCGAGTGCAAAATTCCATCGCCTCGAACCATGAAATGCTTTCTACGGGTCTATCTGAGCTTTTAAATTCCGATGGGTCGGGGTTAAGCACCAGAGGCTTAGC includes:
- a CDS encoding NAD(P)/FAD-dependent oxidoreductase; its protein translation is MQTIIANSSDRYSSAKADPNAHHVVVVGGGFGGLYAAKELGKSPVQVTLLDKRNFHLFQPLLYQVATGGLSPADIASPLRAILAKHKNTRVLMGEVTGIDTQKQTLITRNGETIDYDTLVVATGVSHHYFGNDCWAEDAPGLKTLEDAVEMRRRILLAFEKAEKECDPQKRRALLTFAIVGGGPTGVELAGALAELAHGTLKSDFSSIDTTETEIVLIEGTDRILPTYPADLSLEAARALKSLGVQVKTQALVTEISDKVVAVRSGDRTDYITAENILWAAGVQASSMGKVLADCTGVQLDRAGRVIVEPDLSIANYPNIFVIGDLANYAHQGNKPLPGIAPVAMQQGKYVADLIEARLVEKKLPAFRYADWGNLAVIGKHAAVVDMRFLKFTGIPAWLIWTFLHIYYLIEFDNKLLVLTQWAWNYFTKQRGARLITGGEKKDEAT
- a CDS encoding EndoU domain-containing protein is translated as MGISIAIARAIALGVLTAILTIAIFIPANILQAQVLQSGTFTASRACAAPRAINGANPGNVRVSKNQKYNAIGFNSTKREYIWLEIPGVTPQRRWVSATCGTFSTVSNSSSSSAASSASSTSSIASSQPNNALLPFFDTSTSEVLVEVNRPQRRVVDITPPPPALNDFDRAVLRTCGPIGTKLKSSDVRRLLSEYPSVVSAIRAAVGGSLVAGRNSPAEFLDDLTSIWTKREGFEHIFCGELEGATKIGGLHFLGRYLQLQQNGQGGRLANNRDREEVIPGVLYTLGVVIKKDGQTWTDELKGYSYVNNAEELMLAATKAYKERGNAQGACILSVRDADSGKNYQAVFVKDRDAIVTFYPDATPQGRSCDR